Proteins from a genomic interval of Pseudomonas asplenii:
- the mscL gene encoding large-conductance mechanosensitive channel protein MscL: MGVLSEFKAFAVKGNVVDMAVGIIIGAAFGKIVSSFVGDVVMPPIGLLIGGVDFSNLAITLKAAEGNTPAVVMAYGKFIQTCIDFLIVAFAIFMGVKAINRLKREEAVAPSAPPVPSREETLLGEIRDLLKAQSEKP; this comes from the coding sequence ATGGGCGTGCTCAGTGAGTTCAAGGCCTTCGCGGTCAAGGGCAATGTGGTCGACATGGCGGTGGGTATCATCATCGGCGCGGCCTTCGGCAAAATCGTCTCGTCCTTCGTCGGCGATGTGGTGATGCCACCGATTGGCCTGCTGATCGGCGGGGTGGACTTCAGCAACCTGGCGATTACCCTCAAGGCCGCCGAAGGCAATACGCCAGCGGTGGTCATGGCCTATGGCAAGTTCATCCAGACCTGCATCGACTTCCTGATCGTCGCCTTCGCCATCTTCATGGGGGTCAAGGCCATCAACCGCCTGAAGCGCGAGGAAGCCGTGGCGCCAAGCGCGCCGCCGGTACCGAGCCGTGAAGAAACCCTGCTGGGCGAAATCCGTGATCTGCTCAAGGCCCAGAGCGAGAAGCCCTGA
- a CDS encoding ferredoxin--NADP reductase yields MTASAEKFTRQTLLEVCPLTPSLFTLRTTRDAGFRFRAGQFARLGVTKADGSVVWRAYSMVSSPHDEFLEFFSIVVPGGEFTSELSRLKVGDSLLIERQSVGYLTLDRFVDGRDLWLLATGTGVAPFLSILQDFEVWERFERILLVYSVRHAGELAYRELIAGLAERDYLAEQAHKLRFVPIVTREAVPGALAGRIPQLIENGQLEQAAGVALDPAYSRVMICGNPQMIDDTRQVLKQRDMQLSLSRRPGQVAVENYW; encoded by the coding sequence ATGACCGCCAGTGCCGAAAAATTTACCCGGCAGACCTTGCTCGAGGTTTGTCCGCTGACTCCGAGCCTGTTCACCCTGCGGACCACGCGCGATGCCGGGTTCCGTTTTCGTGCCGGTCAGTTCGCGCGCCTGGGCGTGACCAAGGCTGATGGCAGTGTAGTCTGGCGGGCCTATTCGATGGTGTCCTCGCCCCACGACGAATTTCTCGAGTTCTTTTCCATCGTTGTCCCGGGAGGGGAGTTCACCAGTGAACTGAGTCGTCTGAAGGTCGGTGACTCGCTGTTGATCGAGCGCCAGTCGGTGGGCTATCTGACCCTCGATCGTTTTGTCGATGGGCGCGATCTCTGGCTGCTGGCCACGGGCACCGGGGTCGCGCCGTTCCTGTCGATTCTGCAGGACTTCGAGGTGTGGGAGCGCTTCGAGCGGATTCTGCTGGTCTATAGCGTGCGGCACGCGGGCGAACTGGCCTATCGCGAACTGATTGCCGGACTGGCTGAGCGCGATTACCTGGCCGAGCAGGCCCACAAGCTGCGTTTTGTGCCCATCGTCACCCGTGAGGCGGTGCCAGGGGCGTTGGCCGGGCGTATCCCGCAGTTGATCGAAAATGGCCAGTTGGAGCAGGCCGCCGGAGTGGCACTGGACCCCGCGTATTCGCGGGTGATGATCTGCGGCAACCCGCAGATGATCGACGACACCCGCCAGGTGCTCAAGCAGCGCGATATGCAGCTGAGCCTGAGTCGTCGCCCGGGCCAGGTGGCGGTGGAAAACTACTGGTAG
- a CDS encoding autoinducer binding domain-containing protein, which produces MENWQDNQLHQLMSEKEEQAVFNAVFNLAGQIRFSFVSFRVSSLLGGTQPNTASFNNYPAEWNACYQRNNYLAVDPLVTHCHNSVFPILWVPDTFRNTPALWRDMQAHGLNHGWSQSVHDIRGIVSTLSLSRTCEPITSNEFYSKTGHVLWLCNWLHSFMAQRLVTSSPPPSSHPLSPRETEILQWTAEGKTAAEIANILNLTTRTVGFHMSTIMRKLGVSNKASAVLRAAKSGLLY; this is translated from the coding sequence ATGGAGAACTGGCAGGATAATCAACTGCACCAGCTCATGAGTGAAAAAGAAGAACAGGCAGTCTTCAATGCGGTTTTCAATCTGGCAGGGCAAATACGCTTCAGCTTCGTATCATTCAGAGTCAGCAGCTTATTAGGAGGCACTCAACCGAACACAGCATCTTTCAATAACTATCCAGCAGAATGGAATGCATGTTATCAACGTAACAACTACCTTGCCGTCGACCCTCTAGTCACGCACTGCCACAACTCGGTTTTCCCGATCCTGTGGGTACCTGATACGTTCAGGAACACCCCGGCATTGTGGCGTGACATGCAGGCTCATGGTCTCAACCACGGCTGGTCGCAGTCAGTCCATGATATTCGCGGTATTGTCAGCACCCTGAGTCTTTCCCGAACCTGCGAGCCCATCACGTCCAACGAGTTCTACTCCAAGACAGGTCATGTGTTGTGGCTGTGCAATTGGTTGCATTCGTTCATGGCGCAACGGTTGGTCACTTCCTCCCCGCCGCCCAGCAGCCATCCGCTTTCGCCCCGGGAAACCGAGATCCTGCAGTGGACGGCAGAAGGCAAGACCGCTGCCGAGATTGCCAACATCCTCAATCTGACCACGCGTACCGTAGGTTTCCACATGAGTACCATCATGAGAAAACTCGGCGTGAGCAACAAGGCCTCGGCGGTACTGCGCGCGGCCAAATCCGGACTGCTGTACTGA